In the genome of Ignavibacteriales bacterium, one region contains:
- a CDS encoding aspartate kinase has protein sequence MKVIVQKYGGSSVADTQKIIKIAEKISSRIKTGYKLVVVVSAMGKTTDNLIKLAKEITENLVPRELDMLLTTGEQVSAALLAIALHDKGIPAKSLNAFQIGIMTTNNFNEARIKNLRVEKLQSVLEENDAVIVTGFQGITDEGEITTLGRGGSDTSAVALAAALNATCEIYSDVPGIFTTDPRLHPAAKKLKKVTYDEMLEMASLGAKVLHSRSVEIAKKFGITLYCASTFSDEEGSYVTETNIEQPLVSGLSVMDNQTQVVISNLPEDYTLVQKIFEHVANEELNVDMISIIGNPALNISFTIIEDKRSHIEEALNHLLKDFGDLNIYYQSGYTKISIVGIGMRSSSGVAASFFKALSNIPVKLVTTSEIKISCLIDESFKQDAVKSLTSHFNL, from the coding sequence TTGAAAGTTATAGTTCAAAAATACGGCGGAAGTTCGGTAGCTGATACCCAAAAAATTATTAAGATAGCTGAAAAAATTTCTTCCAGGATAAAAACGGGGTATAAATTAGTTGTCGTTGTCTCTGCAATGGGAAAAACAACAGATAATCTTATTAAACTGGCAAAAGAAATAACAGAAAACCTTGTGCCCCGTGAACTGGATATGTTACTGACTACTGGTGAACAGGTCTCTGCTGCTTTGCTTGCTATCGCATTGCACGATAAAGGAATTCCGGCTAAATCGCTGAACGCATTCCAAATCGGGATAATGACAACGAATAATTTTAATGAAGCAAGAATAAAGAATTTAAGAGTTGAAAAACTTCAATCAGTACTCGAGGAAAATGATGCAGTGATCGTAACCGGTTTCCAGGGTATTACTGATGAGGGAGAAATAACAACATTAGGACGAGGTGGATCCGACACTTCTGCAGTCGCACTTGCTGCAGCTTTAAACGCTACCTGCGAAATTTATAGTGATGTACCGGGAATATTTACGACTGATCCAAGACTCCATCCCGCAGCTAAGAAATTAAAAAAAGTTACTTATGATGAAATGCTTGAGATGGCAAGCCTTGGTGCAAAAGTGCTGCACAGCAGGTCAGTGGAAATAGCAAAAAAATTCGGAATAACTTTGTACTGTGCTTCAACATTTTCAGATGAGGAGGGAAGTTACGTGACTGAGACGAACATTGAACAACCATTGGTTAGCGGATTAAGTGTGATGGACAATCAAACACAGGTGGTTATAAGTAATTTGCCGGAAGATTACACCCTTGTTCAAAAAATCTTTGAGCATGTTGCTAATGAAGAATTAAATGTGGATATGATATCCATTATCGGTAACCCGGCATTAAATATTTCTTTTACAATCATTGAAGATAAAAGAAGTCACATTGAGGAAGCATTAAATCATTTGCTTAAAGATTTTGGCGACCTCAACATTTATTATCAAAGCGGCTATACGAAAATTTCAATTGTTGGTATTGGAATGCGCTCAAGCAGCGGAGTTGCCGCAAGTTTCTTTAAAGCATTAAGCAATATTCCCGTAAAACTTGTTACAACTTCAGAGATAAAAATATCCTGTCTCATCGATGAATCGTTTAAACAGGATGCAGTTAAATCGTTGACATCACATTTTAATTTATAA
- a CDS encoding amidohydrolase, whose translation MISPIELRHKLHKNPEIAYQEFKTTELISESIKNSDPKNQLKIHRPFPTGLLVEYTVNTDPYILFRADIDALPIKEETEYPFKSGNDFMHACGHDVHTSILYSLIQEVLKNPTKQNLLFLFQPAEESGGGAMKFYETGIFGQFEIKNAFALHITDEYAEGTIASTSGVLFASALEIDIDFRGISAHVAFPGEGKNAFTALRYFMDEADKLYSKINDPFIFGVGKIYSGFVRNIAPGNARIEGSIRSLSEEKALEFCDELINLLELMKNKTGVNYKLSKGAHYPEVIVDDKLFKSLSNKLAANYQFIDCGYKMTGEDFGFFSKKFPSFMFWLGTSKGERYGLHNPKFLPADDTIETGKNIFAEILQLSM comes from the coding sequence ATGATATCTCCAATTGAATTAAGACATAAACTTCATAAGAATCCTGAGATTGCTTACCAGGAGTTTAAAACAACAGAGTTGATCTCTGAATCAATAAAAAATTCTGATCCCAAAAACCAATTAAAGATTCATCGACCATTCCCAACCGGTCTTTTAGTTGAGTATACAGTAAACACGGATCCATACATACTTTTCCGTGCTGATATTGATGCACTTCCAATTAAAGAAGAAACCGAATATCCATTTAAATCCGGCAATGACTTTATGCACGCGTGCGGACACGATGTGCACACATCAATTTTATATTCTTTAATTCAGGAAGTTCTCAAAAATCCGACAAAGCAGAATCTTCTTTTTCTTTTTCAGCCCGCCGAAGAGAGCGGTGGGGGAGCGATGAAGTTTTATGAAACGGGGATATTCGGACAATTCGAAATAAAAAATGCGTTCGCACTTCACATTACGGATGAATATGCTGAAGGAACTATTGCATCAACATCCGGGGTTTTGTTTGCTTCAGCATTAGAGATCGATATTGATTTTAGAGGTATCAGTGCTCATGTTGCTTTTCCCGGCGAAGGGAAAAATGCATTTACCGCTTTAAGATATTTTATGGATGAAGCAGATAAACTTTATTCAAAAATAAATGACCCATTCATTTTCGGTGTCGGGAAAATTTATTCCGGTTTTGTAAGAAATATCGCTCCGGGTAATGCAAGGATTGAAGGTTCCATCAGATCACTTAGTGAAGAAAAAGCTTTAGAGTTTTGTGATGAATTAATAAATCTACTTGAACTGATGAAGAATAAAACCGGCGTTAACTATAAACTCAGTAAAGGCGCACACTACCCTGAAGTAATTGTTGACGACAAATTATTTAAATCACTTTCAAATAAACTGGCAGCAAATTATCAGTTCATCGACTGTGGATATAAAATGACCGGAGAAGATTTTGGATTCTTTTCCAAAAAATTCCCTTCATTTATGTTCTGGCTTGGTACTTCAAAAGGTGAGAGATACGGTTTACACAATCCAAAATTTTTACCTGCTGACGATACAATAGAAACAGGGAAAAATATCTTCGCGGAAATCCTGCAGCTTTCAATGTGA
- the pgsW gene encoding poly-gamma-glutamate system protein, whose translation MYQFSAKSKRVLGVITLLSLVGFLAVENGKVDAKRKWYDQKLEASKLAKRCSDHLKEVRLQKGVFIDPINDPNETALIGQDITQITTDRGYIESKLTSLNPNFAAVIVEMFKEAELKQNDAVAIAFTGSIPGLNIAVLSAVQTLKLKPIIITSVGSSNWGANDPYFTWLDMEKSLYDAGIINFRSVAASIGGGLDRGRGLSPDGRKFIEEAITRSNVTFINEEFLDKSINKRMEIYNDQKKNNPVKAFINVGGGIASLGSTENAQFISTGLNESLSIKNFPSKGVIIKMAEQNVPIIHLMNVTSLAERYGLPVSPKPLPEPGQGEVFVKRQYDLTLTYAVTAVMSVIIIVVFVMERKRHKLGTEEVVKQIHPRQDDNPNL comes from the coding sequence ATGTACCAGTTCAGTGCTAAATCAAAAAGAGTATTAGGAGTTATAACATTACTTTCTCTTGTAGGCTTTCTTGCAGTTGAAAATGGAAAAGTTGATGCTAAACGAAAATGGTATGATCAGAAACTCGAAGCATCAAAACTTGCAAAGAGATGTTCGGATCATCTTAAAGAAGTAAGACTGCAAAAAGGAGTATTCATTGATCCGATTAATGATCCTAACGAAACTGCTTTGATAGGTCAGGATATTACCCAGATAACAACTGACAGGGGATATATCGAATCAAAGCTGACATCACTAAATCCGAATTTTGCTGCTGTAATAGTTGAGATGTTTAAAGAAGCTGAGCTAAAACAAAATGATGCTGTTGCAATTGCGTTTACAGGCTCAATTCCCGGGTTGAACATAGCCGTGCTTTCAGCAGTTCAAACATTAAAACTAAAACCAATAATTATTACATCTGTTGGCTCATCAAACTGGGGAGCTAACGATCCATACTTTACCTGGCTTGATATGGAAAAAAGTTTATATGATGCCGGCATAATTAATTTCAGATCAGTTGCGGCATCTATCGGTGGAGGTTTAGATAGGGGAAGAGGGTTAAGTCCTGACGGAAGAAAATTTATTGAAGAAGCAATAACCCGGAGCAATGTAACTTTTATCAACGAAGAGTTTCTTGATAAAAGTATAAACAAGAGAATGGAAATTTATAATGATCAGAAAAAAAATAATCCTGTAAAAGCATTTATAAACGTCGGCGGAGGTATTGCAAGTCTTGGTTCAACTGAAAATGCTCAGTTCATTTCAACTGGATTGAACGAGTCGCTATCAATAAAAAACTTTCCGTCAAAAGGTGTGATTATAAAAATGGCTGAGCAGAACGTTCCCATAATTCATTTGATGAATGTCACATCACTTGCTGAAAGATACGGGCTTCCGGTAAGTCCTAAACCTTTACCAGAACCGGGACAGGGCGAAGTTTTTGTTAAACGTCAATATGATCTTACGCTGACATACGCTGTGACTGCGGTTATGTCCGTTATTATAATTGTTGTATTTGTAATGGAAAGAAAACGTCACAAACTCGGTACCGAAGAAGTTGTTAAACAGATTCATCCACGACAGGATGATAATCCAAACTTATAA
- a CDS encoding T9SS type A sorting domain-containing protein: MTSALKQFSLFMFFSIFLLFQNTTLSQQIEFAKTELIRQGNKSLFVTHPEKYNSLTEIPVVNSKNNTRSGADRFVLGGNVIWTAQDALAIANAAELNADGSMPFNAWGLNNMRLSRYNSSNNIPVWEVPTVPNDPGIDVSDDGEVIAVTKGTEFLILDSLNGNVKYQMIMPDTLWASHVSVSRSGEHLVFLADASGNGTTAIAYAISLAGSSPAIIWSKEISRSVISNWAGANFSADGNTVVINGRNHQYVYNVSDGSLIWDHFIDNTESPAVISGDGSIIVTADNSGFIQTWIKNQSGTEYNLLWQYKIPLVSSFTNWASSVDISADGSTIVAGTLIFLSSGYDGSVIAFDTYGGGIPKWTYLGAADLVDDIALSDDGKVAAAVTWGDLSHIKPDLLVFDVETGDLTFEIVSPGSFFTVDISHDGKKIIAGGKGVHAREFGNGGRLYYSEINLGGGNVSGTVDLAGTSDDSGVLLKVSGNPRAAVSDQNGNFLITNIPAGTYTITAEKPGYNYGSAASVNIVNDSTTTGVNFSLAQFNVNPPTLSASTNLQGAVVLSWTTLTQSLEKQIEIAKAVGDPFPVESVNKITNAKNSSGNFSNKDFPISHETLLADSITIYRSLVQGGPYSKISSVSTSNNNYSDSSVFPLRDYYYVINVTNETGQSIYSNEVLGRLSDSLLTFDFDAPLGSVPVIDGVISPGEWTDAFKIDVSDVLGYSGGSPKPQGSVFMYFKYNDQNDMLYIAGEDFLNNELDDSEGFGLYFDDNNNDAFEPNGALPLLQEGNFWAYWHAGGSDLRFRKIFTGGGVGDIITLTEGDVEFTITNGHLQGEVAIPMGFFEGYQLQIFAPDKTPGLGAFLIERNAGAAIFNGWWPQTMNSVFNPLYFGNVGVDVSLLAPPQAPDSITVTIQGENLLVTWADPVLGLNNDPLTGVPTIDIYRNGKFFKTIAGGTEMLLDDSVDCQLWYEYKMIAYIILGDDTLFSPVSRTVGGFACEEPALTPVKYDDGSWEAFYVVDFTYDENKFALKVTPTFYPAKIIRLETLVNNAGAFDFTLNKDESGLPGDIIAGPYRVSSGIAGAANSILLTLPGIDPPTIEAGEIWVLINYLETNPGDPGIGTDASSPNSGRGMYYLSSSGWQSFTGGNLMVTTYIAQPPTGINENANKLLTFGLSQNYPNPFNPSSLIKFQMPETEFVNLEIFNVLGEKINTLVNDSREAGEYSVIWDGTNYGGIPVSSGVYFYKITAGKFTAVRKMILIK, from the coding sequence ATGACATCTGCTTTAAAACAATTTTCGTTATTCATGTTCTTTTCAATTTTCCTCTTATTTCAAAACACCACTTTATCCCAACAAATCGAATTCGCAAAAACCGAACTTATCAGGCAGGGGAATAAATCACTTTTTGTTACGCATCCTGAAAAATATAATTCGTTAACTGAAATTCCTGTTGTCAATTCAAAGAATAATACCAGATCGGGTGCTGATAGATTTGTACTTGGCGGAAATGTAATTTGGACAGCACAGGATGCTTTAGCTATCGCTAACGCAGCGGAGCTGAATGCTGATGGTTCAATGCCGTTTAATGCGTGGGGATTGAACAACATGCGTTTATCACGATATAACAGCAGCAATAATATTCCTGTTTGGGAAGTTCCCACAGTTCCAAATGATCCCGGCATCGATGTTTCAGATGATGGTGAAGTTATAGCGGTTACCAAAGGAACCGAGTTTTTAATTTTAGACAGTTTAAATGGAAATGTAAAATACCAGATGATAATGCCCGACACTCTTTGGGCAAGTCATGTTAGTGTTTCAAGAAGCGGCGAACATTTAGTTTTCCTGGCGGATGCAAGCGGTAACGGAACCACTGCAATAGCCTATGCAATTTCATTAGCCGGAAGTTCGCCGGCTATTATTTGGTCGAAAGAAATTTCCCGTTCAGTTATCAGTAACTGGGCTGGTGCTAATTTTTCTGCCGATGGAAATACTGTGGTAATTAATGGCAGGAATCATCAGTATGTTTATAATGTTTCTGACGGTTCATTAATATGGGATCATTTTATTGATAACACCGAATCACCTGCTGTTATAAGCGGAGACGGCAGCATTATTGTCACTGCTGATAACAGCGGCTTCATTCAAACATGGATTAAAAACCAGTCCGGCACTGAGTATAATTTATTATGGCAGTACAAGATTCCTCTTGTTTCAAGTTTTACCAATTGGGCTTCATCGGTTGATATTTCGGCTGACGGGAGTACGATTGTAGCTGGCACATTAATTTTCCTCTCTTCGGGTTATGATGGTTCTGTAATTGCTTTTGATACCTACGGAGGCGGAATTCCGAAATGGACATACCTGGGCGCGGCGGATCTTGTTGATGATATCGCGTTATCTGATGATGGAAAAGTAGCTGCAGCTGTAACATGGGGAGATTTAAGTCATATCAAACCTGATCTTCTTGTATTTGACGTTGAGACAGGTGATCTGACATTCGAGATAGTATCTCCCGGATCATTTTTCACAGTTGATATCTCGCATGACGGCAAAAAGATTATTGCAGGAGGCAAGGGAGTTCATGCGCGTGAATTTGGCAACGGCGGACGCCTTTATTATTCAGAGATCAATCTCGGCGGAGGTAATGTAAGCGGAACAGTTGATCTTGCCGGTACCAGTGATGATAGTGGTGTTCTCCTCAAAGTTTCGGGTAACCCGAGAGCTGCAGTCAGTGATCAGAACGGAAATTTTTTGATCACAAATATTCCTGCAGGAACTTATACCATAACCGCGGAAAAACCAGGGTACAACTATGGAAGTGCTGCGTCAGTCAACATCGTCAATGACTCAACAACAACCGGGGTTAATTTTTCTTTGGCTCAGTTCAATGTTAATCCTCCGACTTTAAGCGCATCAACAAATTTACAAGGTGCGGTAGTGCTTAGCTGGACTACACTTACCCAGAGCCTTGAGAAACAAATTGAAATTGCCAAAGCAGTTGGTGATCCATTCCCGGTTGAATCGGTAAATAAAATTACTAATGCAAAAAATAGTTCAGGTAATTTTTCTAATAAGGATTTTCCCATCAGTCATGAAACGCTTCTTGCGGACAGCATAACTATTTACCGGAGTTTGGTTCAGGGAGGACCTTATTCCAAAATTTCTTCCGTAAGTACTTCAAATAATAATTACAGCGATTCATCCGTTTTTCCGCTTCGGGATTATTACTATGTAATAAATGTGACCAACGAAACCGGTCAAAGTATTTATTCCAACGAAGTGTTAGGAAGATTAAGTGATTCATTACTCACATTTGATTTTGATGCACCTTTAGGATCTGTTCCTGTTATCGATGGAGTTATTTCTCCCGGTGAGTGGACAGATGCATTCAAGATTGATGTGTCGGATGTGCTTGGTTATTCAGGTGGATCACCAAAACCACAAGGTTCAGTCTTTATGTACTTTAAGTATAATGATCAGAATGATATGCTTTACATCGCCGGGGAAGACTTCTTAAATAATGAACTTGATGACAGTGAGGGCTTTGGGCTGTACTTTGATGACAATAACAATGATGCATTCGAACCAAACGGTGCACTACCACTTTTGCAGGAAGGAAATTTCTGGGCTTACTGGCACGCAGGAGGTTCGGATTTAAGATTCAGAAAGATTTTTACCGGCGGCGGAGTTGGTGATATAATAACCCTTACCGAAGGTGATGTTGAATTCACAATAACAAATGGACACCTTCAAGGTGAAGTTGCAATTCCAATGGGATTTTTTGAAGGCTATCAGTTGCAAATTTTTGCGCCTGATAAAACCCCGGGACTTGGAGCATTCCTTATCGAACGAAATGCAGGTGCGGCAATCTTTAATGGATGGTGGCCTCAAACAATGAACAGTGTTTTTAATCCTTTATACTTTGGAAATGTTGGTGTCGATGTTTCATTGCTTGCACCGCCACAAGCTCCTGATAGTATTACAGTTACAATTCAAGGTGAAAATTTATTGGTTACGTGGGCGGATCCTGTACTCGGACTAAATAATGATCCGTTAACTGGGGTTCCGACAATAGACATTTATCGAAACGGAAAATTCTTTAAAACTATTGCAGGTGGAACTGAAATGCTGCTCGATGACAGTGTCGATTGTCAATTATGGTACGAGTATAAAATGATCGCATATATAATTTTAGGTGATGATACTTTATTCAGTCCTGTAAGCAGGACTGTTGGTGGATTTGCCTGTGAGGAACCGGCACTCACTCCTGTAAAGTACGACGATGGATCCTGGGAAGCTTTTTATGTTGTCGATTTCACTTACGATGAAAATAAATTTGCTTTAAAAGTAACTCCGACTTTTTATCCTGCTAAAATTATCAGACTGGAAACCCTGGTAAATAATGCGGGGGCATTTGATTTTACATTGAACAAAGACGAATCAGGTTTACCCGGGGATATAATTGCGGGTCCGTATCGTGTTTCATCAGGTATTGCCGGTGCGGCTAATTCGATTTTGCTTACACTTCCGGGAATTGATCCACCAACTATTGAAGCCGGTGAAATTTGGGTTCTTATCAACTATCTTGAAACAAATCCCGGTGACCCCGGTATCGGGACTGATGCATCTTCTCCAAATTCCGGAAGAGGTATGTACTATCTTTCATCAAGCGGATGGCAAAGCTTCACAGGTGGTAATCTGATGGTCACTACATATATTGCACAACCTCCAACCGGGATCAACGAAAATGCAAATAAACTTTTAACATTCGGACTATCACAAAATTATCCGAATCCGTTTAACCCATCATCTTTAATAAAATTCCAGATGCCTGAAACAGAGTTTGTTAACCTGGAAATTTTTAATGTGCTTGGAGAAAAGATTAACACTCTGGTAAATGATAGCAGGGAAGCAGGAGAATATTCAGTGATCTGGGATGGAACAAATTACGGCGGCATTCCTGTTTCAAGTGGTGTATACTTTTATAAAATCACTGCAGGCAAATTCACTGCTGTTAGAAAAATGATTTTGATAAAATAA
- a CDS encoding RNA polymerase sigma factor, with translation MKNKRDTFTEIFNHTKRKIFNFVLKMTSDRMLAEDITQNTFLKFFESLEYINDLQSAEFWLFKTARNEVYQVYRTKKIHVDQYGVDDIDELNLDSGESLHDSLEKKDLRQIINIQLDSMPAEQKEVYLLKEYGGFSYNEISSILGIDEELVKSRLHKARQKLIKRISKLIN, from the coding sequence TTGAAAAATAAAAGAGATACGTTTACAGAAATATTCAACCATACAAAACGAAAGATTTTCAATTTTGTACTTAAGATGACATCTGACAGGATGCTTGCGGAGGATATTACGCAGAATACCTTCTTAAAGTTCTTTGAATCTCTCGAATATATAAATGATCTGCAAAGTGCTGAATTCTGGTTGTTCAAAACAGCAAGGAATGAAGTTTACCAGGTATACCGAACAAAGAAAATTCACGTTGACCAGTACGGCGTAGATGATATTGATGAGTTAAACCTGGATTCAGGTGAATCATTACATGACTCACTTGAAAAGAAAGATCTCAGGCAAATAATTAATATTCAACTTGATAGCATGCCTGCTGAACAGAAAGAAGTATATCTTCTAAAGGAGTACGGCGGATTTTCATATAATGAAATATCGTCTATACTTGGTATTGATGAAGAACTTGTAAAAAGCCGACTGCACAAAGCAAGGCAGAAGCTAATAAAGCGAATTTCAAAACTAATCAACTAG
- a CDS encoding TonB family protein yields the protein MKKLIGLLCILFLLAGCKAEPQVEVIPNYDKVYLTPDNVDTHPQITESDEEKLIARINEEINKTNLEKEQVKLDYKLMIDEQGALKKLEIVESPGKQFDDIVLQVASTWKFDPAKVDGKKVKSQLRWKFSNQNNFAAAQINKEDYQTQFDETPFPVGGMGELSKKIVYPEKAKQEGFEGKVILQVFIDETGTVVKSEVLKGAGNGLDEAAIKAVELTKFTPAKVKGKIVKAKVVLPIVFKLS from the coding sequence ATGAAAAAATTAATTGGATTGTTGTGTATACTATTTCTATTGGCAGGATGTAAAGCTGAACCTCAGGTTGAAGTTATACCAAACTACGATAAGGTCTATCTTACACCGGATAATGTGGACACTCATCCTCAAATAACTGAGAGTGATGAGGAAAAACTGATAGCTCGAATCAATGAAGAAATCAATAAGACTAATCTTGAAAAAGAACAGGTTAAACTTGATTATAAACTAATGATTGATGAGCAGGGTGCTCTGAAAAAATTAGAGATCGTTGAAAGTCCGGGTAAACAATTTGATGATATCGTTTTGCAGGTGGCATCAACGTGGAAATTTGATCCGGCAAAAGTTGACGGCAAAAAAGTAAAATCTCAACTAAGATGGAAATTCAGTAATCAAAATAATTTTGCAGCGGCACAGATAAATAAGGAAGACTACCAGACACAATTTGATGAGACACCATTTCCGGTCGGAGGTATGGGAGAATTGTCTAAGAAAATTGTGTACCCTGAAAAAGCAAAACAGGAAGGCTTTGAAGGAAAAGTCATCCTTCAGGTTTTTATAGATGAAACAGGGACTGTGGTTAAATCAGAAGTGCTTAAAGGTGCCGGGAATGGTTTAGATGAAGCTGCTATTAAAGCAGTTGAGCTAACCAAATTCACTCCTGCAAAAGTCAAAGGAAAAATTGTTAAAGCAAAAGTTGTACTGCCCATTGTGTTTAAGTTGAGTTGA
- the pgsC gene encoding poly-gamma-glutamate biosynthesis protein PgsC: MVELAITLGLIFSLLSYEVFGLAAGGIVVPGYLALQLSEPERLAGILIVSLVTYLIIKVLGNYTFLYGRRQMVMCLLIGCLLANFSRHFLLIDVTSSTIQLQAVGWVIPGLIAHWFGKQGIYRTLCVLFITSVLVRLIVIILFNGELFPA; encoded by the coding sequence ATGGTTGAACTTGCAATTACGTTAGGATTAATTTTCAGTTTACTTTCTTATGAAGTGTTTGGTTTAGCGGCAGGAGGAATTGTTGTCCCCGGTTACCTCGCACTTCAACTGTCAGAACCGGAACGGCTTGCGGGAATATTGATAGTAAGCCTTGTAACATATCTCATTATAAAAGTACTCGGCAATTATACTTTCCTTTATGGAAGAAGACAAATGGTGATGTGTTTACTTATCGGATGTCTTCTTGCAAATTTTTCAAGACATTTTTTGCTGATTGATGTAACCTCAAGCACAATACAATTGCAGGCTGTGGGATGGGTTATTCCCGGGCTTATTGCCCACTGGTTCGGCAAGCAGGGAATATACAGGACACTTTGTGTGTTGTTCATTACTTCTGTGTTGGTGAGACTCATTGTAATAATTTTATTTAACGGGGAGTTATTTCCGGCGTGA
- the pgsB gene encoding poly-gamma-glutamate synthase PgsB, which translates to MHVFYLLLSLVIVAIILAVIEFSRHQKRIYSIPIRIHVNGTRGKSSVTRLIGSAMNEAGIKTLTKVTGTYPRLILENGTETSIYRKASANIIEQLAIVKFAAERKVDALLIECMALEPQYQTITETKMIHATIGVITNVRLDHVDVMGYTLAEIASVLGRTIPKNQHFFTAENHIKDIMQKLADDKKAVMHLSDPAMVTDEEMNGFSYIEHKENVALVLEVCSHLGIDRQTAFKGMYKAIPDEGALNRFRVNVFEKNMTLFNAFAANDPQSSLMIWDKLKNENHLQGTKIILLNTRHDRMDRAKQLAEMVGTEIKDESDYLMLIGQSTDVVESMASGYGYEKKKIVNVGWTEPSSVFEKILSLTKNNSTIVSIGNIGGMGGKVVEYFENRSNGNG; encoded by the coding sequence ATGCATGTTTTTTACCTGCTTTTATCATTGGTCATTGTAGCTATAATCCTTGCGGTCATTGAGTTCTCCCGTCATCAAAAAAGAATTTACTCCATACCTATACGCATTCATGTAAACGGCACCCGCGGAAAATCATCTGTGACAAGGTTAATCGGCTCAGCGATGAATGAAGCGGGAATAAAAACACTTACAAAAGTTACAGGTACATATCCAAGATTAATTCTTGAAAACGGAACAGAGACTTCCATTTACCGCAAAGCAAGCGCAAACATTATTGAGCAGCTTGCAATAGTAAAGTTTGCTGCTGAACGGAAAGTAGATGCGCTGCTTATTGAATGTATGGCACTCGAACCTCAATACCAGACAATAACTGAAACTAAGATGATCCACGCTACGATTGGTGTTATCACAAATGTGCGTCTTGACCATGTTGATGTTATGGGTTATACACTTGCAGAAATTGCGTCCGTACTTGGAAGAACAATTCCAAAGAATCAGCATTTTTTTACTGCTGAAAATCATATCAAAGATATAATGCAAAAACTTGCTGATGATAAAAAAGCTGTAATGCATTTATCTGACCCGGCAATGGTAACTGATGAAGAGATGAACGGATTCAGTTATATAGAACATAAAGAAAATGTGGCGCTTGTTCTTGAAGTGTGTTCGCATCTTGGAATTGACAGACAAACCGCATTTAAAGGTATGTACAAAGCAATACCGGATGAAGGCGCTTTGAACAGGTTCAGAGTAAATGTGTTTGAAAAGAATATGACGCTCTTTAATGCTTTTGCTGCTAATGATCCGCAGTCATCGTTAATGATCTGGGATAAATTAAAAAATGAAAATCATCTTCAGGGCACAAAAATTATTTTATTAAACACACGTCACGACAGGATGGACCGCGCAAAACAATTAGCTGAAATGGTAGGAACAGAAATAAAAGATGAATCCGATTATCTGATGCTTATCGGACAGTCAACAGATGTTGTTGAAAGTATGGCATCCGGCTACGGATATGAAAAAAAGAAAATTGTAAACGTAGGATGGACAGAACCATCTTCAGTATTTGAAAAAATATTATCGCTTACAAAAAATAATTCGACAATAGTTTCAATTGGCAATATCGGTGGTATGGGCGGAAAAGTTGTAGAGTATTTTGAAAACAGGAGTAACGGTAATGGTTGA